DNA from Streptococcus parasuis:
TTGGCTCTACCGTCCATATCTGAAATCCTCTTACAGAAGACGATACAGGAATATCTTTGCGTACTGTATCAACATTGAGAGCTTGAAGTTCATCTGTCAGATAGCCTTTTAGACTTTCCATTCGATTATCAATGGACTTATCGGATTGCTCCCATGAATAGTAGACTTTCGCAAAGTTCTCTACAAAATTTTCTACATGATGAGTATCAACGTATTCCTTTTCTATGATAGTTGTTTCGTGAATAGTATGAGTATCTATAGCTGTAAAGTGCTTGAATATCGCAAAGCTGAAACTAAGCCCTAAAAGTACCCACAAGGCAATCACAACCTTTTTATGAGGATTGACCTTATAGACACGAGGTTTCTTTTCCTTTGGTATCTGTTTTTCTTTATTCTGATTTTTTCTAAATTTCATCATTAAATCTTCCTTTCTCATTGTTTGATTCGTCCTGCTCCCACTAAATGCTGTTGCCAGTAGGGGCTTGTTAAGTCGGCATAACCGATTGGGTCGCCTGCATGAAACATACGGTTATTGCCAAGGTATATCCCAACATGAGTAATATAAGAGCCAGCGTTATAGGTAGAATGAAAGAAAACCAAATCGCCAGCTTGTGCTTCCGATAGTGGGATATGCTGGGTCACATCATATTGCTGTTGTGCGGTTCGTGGTAAGTTAATTCCAGCTTTTCCATACGTCCATTGTGTCAGTCCGCTACAATCAAAAGAAGTAGTCGGGGAAGCTCCACCGTAAACGTATCGCCAGCCCTCATATTTCAGTGCTTCGTCCATGATGGCTTGTACCGTATCATCATCAAACTCTGTTGTGACAAGATACTGCGTTACCAGTTGCACATAAAACATATTGCCATAGTTGTATCGCCAGCCCCCATTGATAGGTATGGCTATGGGATTGGGGTAAGACACTTTTTCGCCACCTGAATACTCTTTTGAGAAACTTTGAGCCAGTTCAAAGGTATATTTATTTCCACGATTAGCCACATACCCTAAGAAACCACCACCATAATTGTAGGACTGGATAACCGATTCTAAATCTACACTGAGCCTTTCGCTACTGGCTAATAATTCACTGAAATACTTCACACCTTGCTTAATGGATTCTTCTGTACTCAATGAATTAGGTGGAAGACCGAGGGATTCCGAGGACTGCATAACATCTTCCGCAGTACCGCCCGATTCCACCTGTATAATCGCAAGAAGTATGTTGACATATTCTTCAACGCCATATTCTTTGACATATTTTTCTACCATAGGCTTATGAGCCAGCACTTCTGCGGAAACATTCACACCTCCATAATGAATATTGGAAATTCCGCTGTCCTGTTCATCTGAAAATAAAATGGCAACAAACAGAAGCAGTGAGAAGACCATCAAGAATAATCCAGAACCACCAATCACTAAAGTTTTCAACTTCATGGTTTCTTACCGACTTTCTTAATGGTGGCGGTTTTGATTGGTGGTCTACTTCTTGTATTTTGTAGTGGTACTCTTTGAACAGTAGACGGACGTTCTTTTGTGATTGGACGTTGTGAAGTTCTATCTGCTGTAGTGGTTGAAGTTGCTGGCTTTTGAACGGTTTTTTCTTGAACGGTATTGCCTTGGCGTTCCACTTTTGGACTTGAAAAATCGGACTTAACTGCTGGACGCTCTTGTTTGGCTTGTTGAGATTCCTTATATGAAGTCTGAATATTAGACTGTTTTGAGGTCTGTTCATCATGATATTGTTCTTGTCTTGTAGTCGGTCTTTCATGAACAGAAGAAGCAGGCTGTTTTTTCTGTTTGACCTGTTCCATTTCAGAGCGACGCTTCGCAATGGTTTTTCGCCTTTGTTCCTGCTGTTCCTTGCGTCCACTGGCTCTGTCCGCTTTGGTTTGAGAAATACTACTGGTTAAATCACGGACATTCTCTTTTACTTTGGATTTTCCTTGATATACTGCATATCTTGCATTGGTCGGCAAATCTTTAACCTGTTCTTTCAAACCACTAGCAGTGTCTACCATTCTGTCTTTGGTATCAGCTACTGTACCGATGGTTTGACCGATACGTTTTCCAAGTGTTGATTTTTCCTTTCCGTCTGGTCGGGAGTGATCTGCTTGTGTCCTTGCAGAACTCCCCGAACCCGACTGTCCTTTTTTACCTGTAACAATGGCAGACCCAGCCCCTAGAGTAGTCATGGAACGTCCAAGTTTCCGCTGTAGACGGTGCATGTGAGCGTGCATAAGCATACGAGGTTTTCTCATCACACGACTTCCCACACTTTGAGAATCGTTACTCTGTAGAGAAAACATACTCATTAAATCGCCCAGCTTGAAGTAGATTCCTGCAAAGGTCACAATCTGTAGAAAAGCAATCAAAAAGAACGGATAACCAGCCGATAAGGTATAGAGCATGGTTGAAATACTAAATGCTGTCGTAATAATCAATGTGATTCCAGCTCGTGTCAAAATGGTATTAAAGAGCTTTGTTATGGCTCGTTTTGACATACCATCAAATGATGGAATCATGCTTAAAATAAAGCTCACAGGCAGAAACATAGCATAGATGATAAAAAGTACCTGCGAGAAAATCATGATTCCTGTTAATAGGAATACAAATATGGAAATCCCAATATTGAAGACAAATAGGAAGAAGACTGTACCTAAACGGTTAATGGTCTTTGTAATGGTTAGATTGGTATTGCTTCTGTCTTCAATTTCTTCCGCAACAATTTTTTCTCTGTCTTCGCCATTGTTGGAATCTGGGCTGGTGGAGAGCAGGCTTTCCACACGGTCAATACCGATACTTTCAATGTCTGAACTGTTGTATTGAAGCAGTAGCCACGGTTGCTGAACCTGTATGGAAAACAGGCTATCTCTGATTAAGTCCACGCTGTCCTTGCCTTGACTATCGGAATGGGGCATGACAATCTTCGTGCCAAGTGATAAACTGGCATTACTGATGTCTGATGAAAAGTCATTGATTTTTTTAATGTAGTCGGGAGCGTAGGCAATAAAGGAAGCCGATAGGATAAACACCAGCACAAAATTCATAATGGCATGAATTGCCTTTGTGGTTTCTCTCTTTATCAGTCCCGTATAGGCAACATAAACTCCAAGAACCAAAATCAAGAGTAAGAGGAATCCAACATAGAAACCCTCTGTTGAAAATCCGTTTGCACTCACACCAGCTAAGGTCTGCATATTCTTACCAATGGAATCTGCTGTAGCGGAAATGAAGTCTAAGGAATAGGCTTCCTGTACTAAGTAACCTGTCGCATTGGAAACATACAAACTGATTGTCCAAATAAAATTGGTAATGGCATATAGTCCATACATGACCTGTTTTCCAATCCCGTCCGACCAGTTCCACGGAAGCCAGCCCCAGCTATTATCCACATAAAAATCCAGTTGATAGTTTTCAAGTGGGTATCGGCTGTATTCATTTGCCACATTGACCGTATCATCTACCAAGCCCGCAGCTTGAACCACCGTTCCCAGCATGGCTAAAAGAAAAATGGCAATCACAAGTGTGAAAGCCACTGTCATTGCCACTTTACCTAGACGTTTCAGCGTCCAGTTTGATTTTATTCTGTTTACTATTGATGGTTTCACATTTACACCTCTTTTCGCACAGGTGGTCTGGTATCAAAGGCATGGAGCAGTTCTTCAAATACAGGGTGGAACTGTATCACACCGACACGACCATATAAATCACTGATAAGGCATTGCCCGTTTTCCAAATCACGCAATCGCTTCTGATTGTTTTCGTCCTCTGGGTCTACACCAAAAAAGGCTAAGGTCTTTTTAATCTCGTTAAGGTCAGTGGAACGAAATGCAAATTTTAAGCCGAGGTTATTTTTCAGTTTTTCATCTAAGAGGTCGTCTGTATTTTGGGTCACGAAATATACCCCAGCGTTCATAGCACGACCAGCCCGAACCAGCTTCATAGATAGTGTTTTTCCTTGTGCTACCTGTAAAAAGCTCCATGCTTCGTCTAAATCTACAATCTTGAAAATGCTTCGGTCTGTATGGATAAAGTCTAAAGCAAAGGTACTAATGACAATCAGCATAGCAACGGATAAAAGCTCCATAGTGGTATATTCCTCAAAGGAAGTTTCCTTGTCGGGAAGTACCAAGTCCGCAACCTGTATAATGTTCAGTTGTTTTTCTAAGCTGATAGACTGCTCCACATAACCATTACTGAATAATAAATGTGCAAAGTCATAGTCTGTAAAACTTTCGATATGGTCGGCTATACTGGTACTTAGTGGCGTATTCTCAACCCGTAATTCCTCAATCACTTTCATCAACCCTCGTACTTCACTATTGGTTACTGCACGAATGGCTTTTCTAAGGATTGGGAAGCGTTCCCCATCACGAGAGGAAATCCCCGTAAGGAATGTCAGAATATCAATAGCCAGTGATTCAGAATCTTTGGGATTTTTCATAATCACATAAGGGTCAAGTAAGCCTTTGTTTTTCTCATCAGAAGTCAGAGTGACGATATTGATTTCATGGGAAATCTCTGGCAAGGTTTCTTTCCATCTGCCACGTTCTGCTTTTGGGTCTACAATCACTGCTTGTGCCTCATAAAGCACCGCATAATAGACGATAAGGTTATTCGCAAAGGATTTACCACCACCCAGCGAACCAACAAAAGCCGACGCTAACGCATTGGTTACTGAACCCTTAACCCCTTGACTGGCAAGAGCAGGTTTCAGATAGACATTGCGTCCAGTATCTAAGCTGTAGCCAACATAAATCCCCTCATTTTCCCCCAGCATTTGAGTAGCACCAAAACCTAAACCAGCGAGGAAATCAGAGGTCACGTATTGAATATAATCATTCATATAACGCTTGCTGGCAGGTAAAAATTCTTCATGTAAGCCGAGCATATCCCCAAATGGTCGTACCAGTTTTACGCTTAAATCGTCATAAAAATCTTTCACTTCATTACAACGACGTTTGAGTTCGTCAAGATCATTTGCTGATACCCTTACCACATAAGACAGCTTG
Protein-coding regions in this window:
- a CDS encoding lysozyme family protein, translated to MKLKTLVIGGSGLFLMVFSLLLFVAILFSDEQDSGISNIHYGGVNVSAEVLAHKPMVEKYVKEYGVEEYVNILLAIIQVESGGTAEDVMQSSESLGLPPNSLSTEESIKQGVKYFSELLASSERLSVDLESVIQSYNYGGGFLGYVANRGNKYTFELAQSFSKEYSGGEKVSYPNPIAIPINGGWRYNYGNMFYVQLVTQYLVTTEFDDDTVQAIMDEALKYEGWRYVYGGASPTTSFDCSGLTQWTYGKAGINLPRTAQQQYDVTQHIPLSEAQAGDLVFFHSTYNAGSYITHVGIYLGNNRMFHAGDPIGYADLTSPYWQQHLVGAGRIKQ
- a CDS encoding CD3337/EF1877 family mobilome membrane protein; this encodes MKPSIVNRIKSNWTLKRLGKVAMTVAFTLVIAIFLLAMLGTVVQAAGLVDDTVNVANEYSRYPLENYQLDFYVDNSWGWLPWNWSDGIGKQVMYGLYAITNFIWTISLYVSNATGYLVQEAYSLDFISATADSIGKNMQTLAGVSANGFSTEGFYVGFLLLLILVLGVYVAYTGLIKRETTKAIHAIMNFVLVFILSASFIAYAPDYIKKINDFSSDISNASLSLGTKIVMPHSDSQGKDSVDLIRDSLFSIQVQQPWLLLQYNSSDIESIGIDRVESLLSTSPDSNNGEDREKIVAEEIEDRSNTNLTITKTINRLGTVFFLFVFNIGISIFVFLLTGIMIFSQVLFIIYAMFLPVSFILSMIPSFDGMSKRAITKLFNTILTRAGITLIITTAFSISTMLYTLSAGYPFFLIAFLQIVTFAGIYFKLGDLMSMFSLQSNDSQSVGSRVMRKPRMLMHAHMHRLQRKLGRSMTTLGAGSAIVTGKKGQSGSGSSARTQADHSRPDGKEKSTLGKRIGQTIGTVADTKDRMVDTASGLKEQVKDLPTNARYAVYQGKSKVKENVRDLTSSISQTKADRASGRKEQQEQRRKTIAKRRSEMEQVKQKKQPASSVHERPTTRQEQYHDEQTSKQSNIQTSYKESQQAKQERPAVKSDFSSPKVERQGNTVQEKTVQKPATSTTTADRTSQRPITKERPSTVQRVPLQNTRSRPPIKTATIKKVGKKP
- a CDS encoding ATP-binding protein, producing the protein MAYPIKYIENNLVWNKDGECYAYYELVPYNYSFLSPEQKIQVHDSFRQLIAQNRDGKIHALQISTESSIRSAQERSKNEVTGKLKAVAYDKIDQQTDALISMIGENQVNYRFFIGFKLLLNDQEFSMKSLTVEAKNALSDFVYDVNHKLMGDFVSMSNDEILRFQKMEKLLENKISRRFKIRRLDKDDFGYLIEHLYGQTGTAYEEYEYHLSKKKLDNETLIKYYDLIKPTRCLVEEKQRYLKIQQEDETVYVAYFTINSIVGELDFPSSEIFYYQQQQFTFPIDTSMNVEIVANRKALSTVRNKKKELKDLDNHAWQSDNETSSNVAEALESVNELETNLDQSKESMYKLSYVVRVSANDLDELKRRCNEVKDFYDDLSVKLVRPFGDMLGLHEEFLPASKRYMNDYIQYVTSDFLAGLGFGATQMLGENEGIYVGYSLDTGRNVYLKPALASQGVKGSVTNALASAFVGSLGGGKSFANNLIVYYAVLYEAQAVIVDPKAERGRWKETLPEISHEINIVTLTSDEKNKGLLDPYVIMKNPKDSESLAIDILTFLTGISSRDGERFPILRKAIRAVTNSEVRGLMKVIEELRVENTPLSTSIADHIESFTDYDFAHLLFSNGYVEQSISLEKQLNIIQVADLVLPDKETSFEEYTTMELLSVAMLIVISTFALDFIHTDRSIFKIVDLDEAWSFLQVAQGKTLSMKLVRAGRAMNAGVYFVTQNTDDLLDEKLKNNLGLKFAFRSTDLNEIKKTLAFFGVDPEDENNQKRLRDLENGQCLISDLYGRVGVIQFHPVFEELLHAFDTRPPVRKEV